The Stratiformator vulcanicus genome has a segment encoding these proteins:
- a CDS encoding Gfo/Idh/MocA family protein: MTQYSDSRRKFLKTTSTAAAASAALPYWFTASRSAAQDYKSANERPIFGCIGTGDRWGNRKDGKFGGVGEQVLKYTDIAAVCDVDASHVEQAKQNVRQRRSKGDDRPVETHEDYRRILDRDDIDAVTIVTVDHWHVKIAIEALKAGKDVYCEKPLTLTIDEGRQVIKALEQYGGTFQVGTQQRTEMGQRFLKAIAMVRDGRVGDVRKVTCVIDGSPVSKSIPVAEVPQGLNWDMWLGQCPKVPYRLGEGGENKYYTRTNCHLGFRWWYEYGGGKFTDWGAHHVDIAQWLIDQNGPDQGPTKITPLVVEHPCEMDEYGNPKCDDRFNAASKFTIRADFPNGVEMYIESQGRNGIMIEGTKGRMFVNRGTVAGKPVEDLAKNPLPDDAIEKVYGGKVPKSHMLNFLNCIKSGETPISDVYTHHRAMTTCHLAAISARLNRPLEWDAKNEAVIGDEVANAMQAREQRKGYEIKV, from the coding sequence ATGACTCAATATTCCGATTCCCGACGCAAATTCTTAAAGACCACCAGCACGGCTGCGGCTGCATCGGCGGCGCTGCCCTATTGGTTCACCGCGAGTCGCTCGGCCGCGCAAGACTATAAGAGTGCGAATGAGCGTCCGATCTTCGGCTGCATCGGCACCGGCGATCGCTGGGGCAATCGCAAGGATGGCAAGTTCGGCGGCGTCGGCGAGCAAGTGCTAAAATACACCGACATCGCGGCCGTCTGCGATGTCGACGCATCGCACGTCGAGCAGGCGAAGCAGAACGTGCGGCAACGCCGCTCAAAGGGCGATGACCGACCGGTCGAAACACATGAGGACTACCGCAGAATCCTCGACCGCGACGATATCGATGCCGTCACGATCGTGACCGTCGACCACTGGCACGTGAAGATCGCGATCGAAGCCCTGAAGGCCGGTAAGGACGTTTATTGTGAGAAGCCGCTGACGTTGACGATCGACGAAGGTCGGCAGGTCATTAAGGCGCTTGAGCAATACGGCGGCACGTTTCAGGTCGGCACGCAGCAGCGCACCGAAATGGGCCAGCGGTTCTTAAAAGCGATCGCGATGGTCCGTGACGGGCGAGTTGGCGATGTAAGAAAAGTGACCTGTGTTATCGACGGTTCTCCGGTCTCGAAATCGATTCCTGTCGCCGAAGTTCCTCAAGGATTAAATTGGGACATGTGGCTGGGGCAGTGCCCGAAAGTGCCATACCGTCTTGGAGAAGGCGGTGAAAATAAATATTACACCCGCACCAACTGCCATCTGGGCTTCCGCTGGTGGTACGAGTACGGCGGTGGAAAGTTTACCGACTGGGGGGCTCACCACGTCGACATCGCCCAGTGGTTGATTGATCAGAACGGGCCGGATCAGGGGCCGACCAAGATCACGCCGCTGGTGGTCGAGCATCCCTGCGAGATGGACGAATACGGGAATCCGAAATGTGATGACCGGTTTAATGCGGCCTCGAAGTTCACGATTCGAGCGGACTTCCCGAACGGCGTCGAGATGTATATCGAAAGTCAGGGCCGTAATGGAATTATGATTGAAGGCACCAAAGGCCGGATGTTCGTCAACCGCGGAACGGTCGCTGGCAAGCCGGTCGAGGACCTGGCAAAAAATCCGCTCCCGGATGATGCGATCGAGAAGGTCTACGGAGGTAAGGTGCCCAAGAGCCACATGTTGAACTTCCTGAATTGCATTAAATCGGGCGAGACACCGATCTCCGATGTCTACACGCATCACCGCGCAATGACGACGTGTCACCTCGCGGCCATCTCAGCCCGGCTGAACCGCCCGCTCGAGTGGGATGCCAAGAACGAGGCCGTCATCGGTGACGAGGTCGCAAACGCGATGCAGGCTCGCGAGCAACGGAAGGGTTACGAAATTAAAGTGTGA
- a CDS encoding efflux RND transporter periplasmic adaptor subunit: MKISRSFCLLTVAVSIIASLPGCNSAAPQVVEIPPPEVTVGKPLVQKVTDFYEYTGRIEAIDSVEIKARVSGYLTKRPFSEGEEVERGELLFEIDQRPFQASLAAAEAQLAAARAEVAETTARVNRYTEARKRGAISQDEFDTAVANKLTAEAKVDAANAEIRQAALDLEFTDIKAPIDGRIGRASADVGNLISGGLGSSPLATVVSQDPIYVQFNIDERALLEYQERARAEGRETRPDRLIELNLPIYLGLPSEDGFPHVGLLVFGDNRIDPSTGTVMCRAAFRNNSRFLTPGLFVRVRIPKGDARERVLVEDRIIGTDQATKFVLSVDENDVANYVKVETGPIIDGLRAIDDGLTGDETLIVNGAMRVRPGITVNPTSEEPPPALAADESLPDPTQELDAVRKEFLEYEGNTAELDTSETSSEEASVGEDTSDTDTNTEAPAETPPDQEAEN; encoded by the coding sequence GTGAAAATATCTCGATCGTTCTGCCTGTTGACCGTTGCCGTCTCAATCATCGCATCGCTGCCCGGCTGCAATTCGGCCGCGCCGCAAGTGGTTGAGATCCCACCTCCGGAGGTCACGGTCGGGAAACCGCTCGTCCAGAAGGTGACCGACTTCTATGAATACACCGGACGGATTGAAGCGATTGATTCGGTCGAGATCAAGGCCCGGGTATCGGGCTACCTGACGAAGCGGCCGTTCTCCGAGGGCGAAGAAGTCGAACGGGGCGAACTGCTGTTCGAGATCGATCAGCGGCCGTTTCAGGCTTCATTGGCCGCTGCCGAAGCTCAACTGGCCGCGGCGAGGGCGGAGGTGGCCGAAACGACCGCCCGCGTCAACCGCTACACCGAGGCCCGAAAACGTGGCGCAATCTCACAGGATGAGTTCGACACGGCGGTGGCCAATAAATTGACGGCTGAAGCCAAAGTCGACGCCGCAAATGCGGAAATTCGACAGGCGGCGCTCGACCTTGAATTTACCGATATCAAAGCCCCTATCGACGGCCGGATCGGTCGGGCCTCCGCCGATGTCGGAAATTTAATCAGCGGCGGGCTCGGCAGTTCGCCGCTCGCCACGGTCGTCAGCCAGGACCCGATCTATGTGCAATTTAATATCGATGAACGGGCGCTGTTGGAGTATCAAGAGCGGGCCCGAGCGGAGGGACGTGAGACTCGTCCCGATCGACTGATCGAGTTGAATCTCCCGATCTATCTGGGATTGCCGAGTGAGGATGGCTTTCCGCATGTCGGCTTACTGGTCTTCGGCGATAACCGAATCGACCCTTCCACCGGCACGGTGATGTGCCGTGCGGCGTTCAGAAATAACAGCCGCTTTTTGACGCCGGGTCTATTCGTGCGGGTTCGCATTCCCAAGGGGGACGCCCGCGAACGGGTATTAGTTGAAGACCGCATCATCGGAACCGATCAGGCTACAAAATTTGTGCTGTCGGTCGATGAAAACGACGTGGCGAATTATGTAAAGGTCGAGACGGGTCCGATTATCGACGGACTACGTGCCATTGACGACGGATTGACGGGTGATGAGACATTAATTGTCAACGGTGCAATGAGAGTTCGCCCCGGCATAACGGTCAATCCGACGTCCGAAGAACCGCCCCCAGCGTTGGCGGCCGACGAGTCATTGCCCGATCCGACTCAAGAACTCGATGCGGTGCGGAAAGAGTTTCTCGAATACGAGGGAAATACTGCGGAACTCGACACGTCGGAGACTTCGTCAGAAGAAGCTTCGGTCGGGGAGGATACGTCCGACACGGACACAAATACCGAAGCCCCCGCAGAAACTCCGCCCGACCAGGAAGCTGAGAATTAA
- a CDS encoding efflux RND transporter periplasmic adaptor subunit codes for MRKSQPHSRKSRRGATQWVISIVLSVVSIALGLLGFSVLASLKQPPSERPAVERSFNVDVFEVEPVTLQEVVSGFGTARADREVTLAAQVSGEIIFAHERLEEGGRFDGPASGPDADGRGGSSPGETLIVIDPRTYESRVRQIEGRLDELDGQIERLRKEQSNNERLLAKAKKDVERFREEYERVRNLRQRNVTTASSVTTAELELSRYEDTLVKMENEAELFPIRIAQAERTRDATAEELASAKLDEERTVVKAPFNGALCEVYVEQGQYLRAGDQIACLTDPTVVEIPVAITLDDFAKISARIGSASPPEARLAINETDPPRWGGTVVRASPKADSSSRTISVYIKVNNSEQDTPLLPGTFIHARIDGPMMAGAVALPRDAIESTSVYLVKEGRAKRQEIEIERSLGPVAVIADGIEAGDQVLLTNLDAVFDGAAVKPQGSRTLEQELGPSAQRFARIVNE; via the coding sequence ATGAGAAAATCACAACCTCATTCCAGAAAGTCCCGTCGCGGTGCGACCCAATGGGTGATCAGCATCGTGCTGTCGGTCGTATCGATCGCCCTCGGCTTGCTGGGCTTCAGCGTGCTCGCCTCGCTCAAGCAACCGCCGAGTGAACGCCCTGCCGTCGAACGGAGCTTCAATGTCGATGTGTTCGAGGTCGAACCGGTCACGCTGCAGGAGGTCGTCTCCGGCTTCGGTACGGCCCGGGCCGATCGGGAAGTCACACTCGCCGCGCAGGTGTCGGGCGAGATCATCTTCGCCCACGAACGGCTCGAAGAAGGGGGACGGTTCGACGGTCCCGCCTCCGGCCCCGATGCCGACGGCCGCGGCGGTTCGTCACCCGGCGAGACGCTGATCGTGATCGACCCGCGGACCTATGAGTCGCGCGTCCGCCAAATCGAGGGCCGACTCGACGAACTCGACGGGCAGATCGAACGCCTTCGAAAAGAGCAAAGCAACAACGAGCGTCTGCTCGCCAAAGCCAAGAAGGATGTCGAACGATTCCGCGAGGAGTACGAACGGGTCCGTAACCTTCGCCAACGCAACGTCACCACGGCCAGCAGCGTCACGACCGCCGAATTGGAACTGTCTCGCTACGAAGACACGCTGGTCAAGATGGAGAACGAAGCCGAACTATTCCCCATCCGCATTGCCCAGGCGGAGCGGACCCGGGATGCCACGGCCGAAGAGTTGGCATCCGCGAAGCTCGACGAAGAACGGACCGTCGTGAAAGCCCCCTTCAACGGTGCGTTGTGCGAAGTCTATGTCGAGCAGGGCCAATACCTCCGCGCAGGAGATCAAATCGCCTGCCTGACCGACCCCACCGTCGTCGAAATCCCCGTCGCCATCACGCTGGACGACTTCGCGAAAATCTCTGCGCGGATTGGAAGCGCTTCGCCGCCCGAAGCACGGCTGGCCATCAACGAAACCGATCCGCCTCGGTGGGGCGGCACCGTCGTTCGGGCTTCACCGAAAGCCGACTCGTCCAGCCGAACGATCAGCGTCTACATCAAAGTTAATAATTCAGAGCAGGACACCCCATTGCTGCCCGGCACCTTCATCCATGCGCGGATCGACGGCCCGATGATGGCCGGTGCCGTCGCCCTGCCTCGCGACGCCATCGAATCGACCTCGGTCTACCTTGTCAAAGAGGGTCGAGCGAAGCGACAGGAAATCGAGATCGAGCGGTCGCTCGGTCCGGTCGCGGTCATCGCCGACGGTATTGAAGCGGGTGATCAAGTCCTGCTGACCAACCTCGACGCGGTATTTGACGGGGCCGCTGTTAAGCCCCAAGGCAGCCGAACTCTCGAACAGGAACTCGGCCCCTCGGCCCAACGCTTCGCCCGCATTGTTAATGAGTGA
- a CDS encoding malate dehydrogenase, with protein sequence MKSPIRVAVTGAAGQIGYALVFRIASGEVFGPDQPVILHLVELPQALGALTGVEMELDDCAFPTLVGIKKGSSDDLQDAFADCNYVLCVGSVPRKAGMERGDLIKVNGPIFVETGEAIQATAAKDVKVLVVGNPCNTNCLIAMHNAPDVPRDRWFAMTRLDQNRALSQIAKQSGAPVSEVKKLAIWGNHSATQFPDFFHAEVNGDPVPEVIENHDWLKGEFIETVQKRGAAIIQARGASSAASAANAALHTLKDIIAPTPEDDIFSAAICSDGSYGIDEGLLFSFPLTTDGTTHSIVQGWEHDEFAQQKIDATLKELREERDTVKDLLK encoded by the coding sequence ATGAAGTCACCCATCCGTGTTGCCGTCACCGGAGCCGCCGGTCAAATCGGATATGCCCTCGTATTCCGGATCGCATCGGGGGAAGTCTTCGGACCCGACCAACCGGTCATTTTACATCTCGTGGAGCTGCCGCAGGCGCTCGGTGCATTGACCGGCGTTGAAATGGAACTCGACGACTGCGCCTTTCCCACGCTGGTCGGCATCAAGAAGGGCTCGAGCGACGACCTGCAGGATGCGTTTGCCGACTGCAATTACGTACTGTGCGTCGGCAGCGTTCCGCGAAAAGCCGGCATGGAACGGGGCGACCTCATCAAGGTCAACGGCCCGATTTTTGTCGAAACCGGTGAAGCGATTCAGGCGACCGCGGCCAAAGACGTCAAAGTGCTGGTCGTCGGGAATCCCTGCAATACCAACTGCCTGATCGCGATGCACAACGCCCCGGACGTGCCGCGAGATCGCTGGTTCGCGATGACCCGGCTGGACCAGAATCGCGCGTTGTCACAAATCGCCAAACAGTCAGGCGCACCGGTCTCCGAAGTGAAGAAGCTCGCGATTTGGGGCAACCACTCCGCGACACAGTTCCCCGACTTCTTTCATGCCGAGGTCAACGGCGATCCCGTTCCGGAAGTGATCGAGAATCACGATTGGCTCAAGGGCGAATTCATCGAGACCGTGCAGAAACGTGGCGCGGCGATCATCCAGGCGCGCGGGGCTTCGAGCGCCGCCAGTGCCGCCAACGCGGCCCTGCACACGCTCAAGGACATCATCGCGCCGACGCCCGAGGACGATATCTTCAGCGCCGCGATCTGCTCCGACGGCAGCTACGGCATCGACGAAGGGCTGCTGTTCTCCTTCCCCCTCACCACCGACGGCACCACCCACAGCATCGTCCAAGGCTGGGAGCACGACGAATTCGCCCAGCAAAAGATCGACGCCACGCTCAAAGAGCTGAGGGAGGAACGGGACACGGTGAAGGATCTGCTGAAGTAA
- a CDS encoding HD domain-containing phosphohydrolase: MNSSRENELEAAIRTVELAEAPATRILIADDDALQLEMLEHFLHHRGYEVYTASNGAEAYQMAREHDIRLIVTDWMMPELTGVELCRKLRENEMSGYVYVILLTSRNRSDEIIEGMSAGADDFIAKPFNPEELRVRLEAGQRVLANETRDMAIFMLAKLAESRDPETGQHLERVQRYASVLARTLAKGRRYGDLIDPGFIRTVYLTSPLHDVGKVGIPDAVLLKPGRLTPEEFEIMKQHTLIGARTIEAIIQEYPGVRFLEFARDIIRSHHEKWDGTGYPDRLEGEDIPLPARIVAVADVYDALTSKRVYKDAFSPKKARDILVSDAGSHFDPEVVEAFLACEDEFDQIRRRFNDAAGPSELELAELVQQAESISGD, translated from the coding sequence ATGAACAGTTCTAGAGAAAACGAACTCGAAGCAGCGATCCGCACAGTGGAATTGGCCGAGGCACCGGCCACGCGCATTCTGATTGCCGATGATGACGCGCTTCAGCTCGAGATGCTCGAACACTTCCTGCACCACCGTGGATACGAAGTCTATACGGCGTCCAATGGCGCCGAGGCCTATCAGATGGCGCGAGAGCATGACATCCGGCTGATCGTGACCGATTGGATGATGCCGGAGCTGACCGGCGTCGAACTATGCCGCAAACTTCGTGAAAACGAGATGTCGGGCTATGTCTACGTCATCCTTTTGACGTCGCGCAATCGCTCCGACGAAATCATCGAGGGGATGTCCGCCGGGGCCGATGACTTTATCGCCAAGCCGTTCAACCCCGAGGAATTGCGGGTTCGCCTGGAGGCCGGGCAACGGGTCCTCGCGAATGAAACGCGAGACATGGCGATCTTCATGCTTGCCAAGCTGGCCGAATCGCGCGATCCGGAAACGGGGCAGCACCTTGAACGCGTTCAACGATACGCCAGCGTGCTGGCCCGGACGTTGGCCAAAGGTCGGCGTTATGGTGATCTGATCGATCCCGGTTTCATCCGCACGGTCTACCTCACCTCTCCGCTGCACGATGTGGGCAAAGTCGGCATCCCCGACGCCGTGTTGCTCAAACCGGGTCGATTGACGCCGGAAGAGTTCGAGATCATGAAGCAGCACACGCTGATCGGTGCCCGCACGATCGAGGCGATCATTCAGGAATATCCGGGCGTTCGCTTTTTGGAATTCGCCCGAGACATCATCCGCAGCCACCACGAAAAGTGGGACGGCACCGGCTACCCCGACCGCTTGGAGGGAGAAGATATTCCCCTGCCCGCCCGCATCGTAGCAGTGGCCGATGTGTACGACGCTTTGACCAGCAAGCGGGTCTACAAAGACGCGTTCAGTCCGAAGAAAGCCCGCGATATTCTCGTTTCCGACGCCGGGTCGCACTTCGACCCGGAGGTGGTCGAAGCGTTTCTCGCCTGTGAGGACGAGTTCGACCAGATCCGACGACGGTTCAACGACGCCGCCGGTCCGTCGGAGTTGGAATTGGCCGAACTGGTCCAGCAGGCAGAATCGATCTCGGGTGACTGA
- the bioA gene encoding adenosylmethionine--8-amino-7-oxononanoate transaminase produces MKSAESPPRPDALWHPFTPMQAFSTEDAPIIAAGEGFDLIDDAGRRYLDGISSLWCNVHGHRVPQIDDAVRGQLDRIAHSTLLGLRCDVAEEFAAELVRITPPNLTRVFYSDSGATSVEVALKMAFQYHRQKSSGAERRTTYLRMGDAYHGDTVGTVSVGGIDLFHGVYGDLLFDTVHVPCPAGLHLPEGHDRDSYTRWCFDEARRLVIEHHKNAAAFVIEPLVQGAAGILVHTPGFLKHVRQLTSEYGIPLICDEVAVGFGKTGTMFASEQEEVRPDFMCLAKGITGGYLPLAATLATDEIFEAFLGEPHEGQTFYHGHTYTGNALGCAAGLASLRLFEERDVLANVGELSQAISESLAPLEDHPHVGEIRQKGIMTGIELVADRDGMKPYDAELRMGHRVTLAARKRGVIIRPLGDVIVLMPAVAMPPAQVHRLCEVTVEAINEVTHRPV; encoded by the coding sequence ATGAAGAGCGCCGAATCACCCCCGCGCCCTGATGCCCTCTGGCACCCCTTCACCCCGATGCAGGCGTTCTCAACCGAGGACGCTCCAATCATTGCGGCGGGGGAAGGGTTCGACCTGATCGACGATGCGGGCCGTCGTTATCTCGACGGCATCTCATCCCTGTGGTGCAATGTGCACGGGCATCGGGTGCCCCAGATCGACGACGCCGTCCGCGGGCAACTCGATCGGATCGCCCATTCGACGCTGCTCGGGCTGCGATGCGATGTGGCGGAAGAGTTCGCCGCCGAACTGGTCCGCATCACTCCGCCAAATCTGACGCGGGTGTTCTACTCCGACAGCGGGGCGACGTCGGTCGAAGTCGCCCTCAAGATGGCCTTCCAGTACCACCGGCAGAAGTCATCCGGAGCCGAGCGCCGCACGACCTACCTGCGGATGGGCGACGCCTATCACGGCGACACCGTTGGCACCGTCTCCGTCGGTGGCATCGACCTGTTTCACGGCGTCTACGGCGACCTGCTATTCGACACCGTCCACGTCCCCTGCCCCGCCGGGCTGCATCTGCCGGAGGGGCATGACCGCGACAGCTACACGCGGTGGTGCTTCGATGAAGCCCGGCGGCTCGTGATCGAGCATCACAAGAACGCCGCGGCCTTCGTGATTGAACCGCTCGTCCAAGGGGCGGCGGGCATCCTCGTTCACACACCCGGCTTTCTGAAGCACGTCCGACAATTGACCTCCGAATACGGCATCCCTCTGATCTGCGATGAGGTCGCCGTCGGCTTCGGCAAGACCGGCACGATGTTCGCCTCCGAGCAGGAAGAAGTCCGCCCTGATTTCATGTGCCTCGCCAAGGGCATCACCGGCGGCTACCTGCCCCTCGCTGCGACGCTCGCAACCGACGAAATCTTCGAAGCATTTCTCGGCGAGCCGCACGAAGGGCAAACCTTCTATCACGGGCACACCTACACCGGCAACGCGCTCGGCTGCGCCGCCGGTCTGGCGTCACTGCGATTGTTTGAAGAGCGCGATGTCCTCGCGAACGTGGGCGAACTTTCGCAGGCGATCTCCGAATCACTCGCCCCGCTCGAAGATCATCCGCATGTCGGTGAGATTCGGCAGAAGGGCATCATGACCGGCATCGAACTCGTCGCCGATCGAGACGGGATGAAGCCATACGATGCGGAGCTTCGCATGGGCCATCGCGTCACCCTCGCCGCCCGCAAGCGCGGTGTCATCATTCGCCCGCTCGGAGATGTCATCGTTCTCATGCCGGCAGTCGCCATGCCACCGGCCCAGGTCCACCGGCTGTGCGAAGTCACCGTCGAAGCCATCAACGAAGTGACACACCGTCCCGTTTAG
- a CDS encoding efflux RND transporter permease subunit: MFSHFFIDRPIFATVLSIVIVIAGAVSYFALPIAQYPEIAPPVINISTTYPGANASVVATTVATPIETEVNGVPGMLYMQSRSSNDGQMSLDVTFEVGTDLDMAQVLVQNRVAIAEAKLPEEVKRQGVKTEKKSPNMLLIVNFVSPDGSRDVIELSNFATINVKDVIARVEGVGSVSLLGARDYAMRIWLDPNLMAARSMTAGDVIDALREQNVQVAAGRIGAQPAPSGVDFELTLNTLGRLVDAEQFGNVVVKTGEDGQISRLSDVARIELGAQNYDVDMSLNGAPSVGLAVYQQPGGNAIETAQMVKEAMRELRSSGQWKPDLEYEIAYDTTPFIEQSISDVQISLLQATGLVFLVVLVFLQTWRATVIPMIAVPVALIGTFAVMTGLGFSLNNLSLFGLVLAIGVVTDDAVVVVENVERNLALGLSPRDATRKAMSELFAAIIATSLVLIVVFVPTAFIAGLSGQFYKQFALTIAAATAISTFNALTLTPAWAAMLLKPKDAKRDPLEITMDWTVGWFFKGFNRFFDWASRLFGVSVAWMIRLTVISLVLYVGLLGLAGLGFRTVPGGFIPEQDKGYVVVNIQLPDGASLERTKEVSDRAAAAVAETPGVESVVAVPGFSLLANSNLSNTGAIFGVLEPFAERRGDPSRSANAVMAKLRQQFAQIQEGIVVVFGAPPVDGLGNTGGFKLQVRDRAGAGYAALQGATQALAAEANAQPGLVGLFSTFSANQPQLFIDVDREKAKAAGVPLSTVFGTLQAYLGSAYVNDFTRFGRNWQVTVQADAKYRLRSDDIGRLEVRNLNGDMVPMRTLISVRETTGPAIVNRYLLYPSADLSGNTVPGVSSGQAIAIMDELAASTLPPSMDYKWTELSLQQILAGNTAIFVFAMGTVFVFLVLAAQYESWALPISIMLIVPVCLTAAISGVWLMGQDNNIFTQIGLVVLIALSAKNAILVVEFAKEEQTKGKSRFDAAVEASKLRLRPILMTAFSFILGVIPLLTATGAGAEMRYALGLAVFSGMLGVTVFGLFLTPVFYVLVMWFVETFFGSQTGEPSPAQDGSAST; the protein is encoded by the coding sequence ATGTTTTCGCACTTTTTTATTGACCGACCGATTTTCGCAACGGTCCTGTCGATCGTGATTGTAATCGCCGGGGCGGTTTCCTATTTCGCGTTGCCGATCGCGCAATATCCGGAGATCGCGCCGCCGGTTATTAATATTTCGACGACCTATCCCGGCGCGAATGCGTCCGTCGTTGCGACGACGGTGGCGACCCCGATCGAGACCGAAGTCAACGGTGTGCCGGGGATGCTCTATATGCAGTCGCGGTCGTCGAACGACGGTCAGATGTCACTTGACGTCACTTTTGAGGTGGGTACCGACCTCGATATGGCACAGGTTCTGGTGCAGAACCGGGTCGCGATCGCGGAAGCGAAATTGCCCGAGGAAGTGAAGCGGCAGGGCGTTAAGACGGAGAAGAAATCGCCCAACATGTTGCTGATCGTCAATTTTGTCTCCCCGGACGGGTCCCGAGACGTCATCGAGTTAAGCAACTTCGCGACAATTAATGTCAAGGACGTGATCGCCCGGGTCGAAGGGGTCGGCTCGGTCAGCCTGCTCGGCGCTCGCGACTATGCGATGCGCATCTGGCTCGATCCCAATTTAATGGCCGCCCGCAGCATGACGGCAGGTGATGTCATCGACGCGCTGCGCGAACAGAACGTGCAGGTCGCCGCCGGTCGGATCGGAGCCCAGCCGGCGCCTTCCGGCGTCGATTTTGAATTGACGTTGAATACGCTGGGCCGGCTTGTTGATGCCGAGCAGTTCGGAAACGTCGTCGTGAAGACCGGGGAAGACGGGCAAATCTCACGGCTGAGTGACGTGGCTCGGATTGAACTGGGCGCGCAAAACTATGACGTCGACATGTCGCTCAACGGCGCCCCCAGTGTCGGGCTTGCCGTCTATCAGCAACCCGGCGGTAACGCGATCGAGACCGCACAAATGGTCAAGGAGGCGATGCGCGAGCTGCGTTCGAGCGGTCAATGGAAGCCAGACCTCGAATATGAAATCGCCTACGATACGACCCCGTTTATCGAGCAATCGATTTCCGACGTGCAAATCTCACTGCTGCAGGCAACGGGATTGGTGTTTCTCGTCGTTTTAGTTTTTCTTCAAACGTGGCGAGCGACGGTCATTCCGATGATCGCCGTACCGGTGGCATTAATCGGGACGTTCGCCGTGATGACGGGGCTAGGCTTCTCCCTTAATAACCTTTCGCTGTTCGGCCTCGTACTCGCGATCGGAGTCGTCACGGACGACGCGGTCGTGGTGGTCGAGAACGTCGAGAGAAATCTTGCGTTAGGACTCTCCCCCCGCGACGCGACCCGTAAGGCGATGAGCGAGCTGTTCGCCGCAATCATCGCGACGTCGCTGGTGCTGATCGTGGTCTTCGTGCCGACCGCGTTTATCGCCGGTCTGAGCGGTCAGTTCTATAAGCAATTCGCCCTCACGATCGCCGCGGCGACGGCGATCTCCACCTTTAATGCCCTGACGCTGACGCCGGCCTGGGCCGCGATGCTGCTTAAGCCGAAAGATGCGAAACGAGATCCACTCGAAATCACGATGGATTGGACGGTCGGATGGTTCTTTAAAGGGTTTAATCGCTTCTTTGATTGGGCGAGTCGCCTGTTCGGCGTATCGGTCGCATGGATGATTCGGCTGACCGTAATTTCTTTGGTCCTTTATGTGGGACTGCTGGGGCTGGCCGGGTTGGGGTTCCGCACCGTCCCCGGTGGGTTTATTCCGGAGCAGGATAAGGGCTACGTGGTCGTCAATATCCAGCTCCCCGATGGAGCAAGTCTGGAGCGAACCAAAGAGGTCTCCGATCGTGCCGCCGCGGCGGTGGCTGAGACTCCCGGCGTCGAATCGGTTGTCGCCGTCCCCGGGTTTTCGCTGTTGGCCAACAGTAACCTCTCCAATACCGGGGCGATTTTCGGAGTTCTCGAGCCATTTGCGGAGCGACGTGGCGACCCGTCTCGTTCCGCCAACGCGGTGATGGCAAAACTGCGTCAGCAGTTTGCGCAAATTCAAGAGGGCATCGTGGTCGTATTCGGTGCGCCGCCGGTCGATGGGTTGGGCAATACCGGCGGATTTAAGTTACAGGTGCGCGATCGAGCAGGAGCCGGGTACGCGGCGTTGCAGGGGGCCACGCAGGCGCTGGCCGCAGAAGCGAATGCACAACCGGGGCTCGTCGGGTTGTTCAGCACGTTCAGTGCGAATCAGCCGCAGCTATTCATTGATGTCGACCGTGAGAAAGCGAAGGCGGCGGGGGTGCCACTGAGCACGGTCTTCGGGACGCTGCAGGCGTATTTGGGGTCGGCATATGTCAACGACTTCACGAGATTCGGTCGCAACTGGCAGGTCACGGTGCAGGCCGATGCCAAGTATCGACTTCGCTCGGACGACATCGGTCGCCTCGAAGTACGCAATCTGAATGGGGACATGGTCCCGATGCGGACCTTGATCAGCGTGCGGGAAACGACCGGACCTGCGATCGTGAACCGATACCTGCTCTATCCTTCGGCCGATTTGAGCGGGAACACGGTGCCGGGCGTCAGTTCCGGTCAGGCCATCGCAATCATGGACGAACTGGCCGCCAGCACGCTTCCGCCCTCGATGGACTACAAGTGGACCGAGCTGTCACTGCAGCAGATTCTCGCCGGCAATACCGCGATCTTCGTTTTTGCGATGGGAACGGTGTTCGTCTTTCTGGTCCTCGCCGCGCAGTACGAGAGTTGGGCATTGCCGATTTCCATTATGCTCATCGTTCCGGTCTGTCTGACGGCGGCGATCAGCGGCGTGTGGCTGATGGGTCAGGACAACAATATTTTTACGCAGATCGGTCTCGTGGTGCTGATCGCACTTTCGGCGAAGAACGCGATTCTCGTGGTGGAGTTCGCCAAGGAAGAGCAGACGAAAGGCAAGTCCCGATTTGATGCGGCGGTCGAGGCGTCGAAGTTGCGGCTGCGTCCGATCCTGATGACCGCCTTCTCGTTCATTCTGGGAGTGATCCCGCTGCTGACCGCCACGGGAGCGGGGGCCGAAATGCGTTACGCTCTCGGCCTTGCCGTCTTCAGCGGGATGCTCGGTGTGACGGTCTTCGGGCTGTTCCTTACGCCGGTGTTCTACGTGCTCGTGATGTGGTTCGTCGAGACGTTCTTCGGCTCGCAGACCGGAGAGCCGTCGCCCGCACAAGACGGGTCGGCCTCAACCTGA